A stretch of Channa argus isolate prfri chromosome 16, Channa argus male v1.0, whole genome shotgun sequence DNA encodes these proteins:
- the tedc1 gene encoding tubulin epsilon and delta complex protein 1 isoform X2, whose product MQRSKSAVSVEVKQVIGSLCKLLAATGLEAVPTPETFRRAKFGGGVEVESLFRQLLANILKKTGIVSSEACVQFKGDDRKLVAAGLWQTGYHAHWIYAREEREGEGMEGRSFSSKDLLLALGWLLATGTLENLLTQRVQQLDKTLLTSIPANTEVSDELQLDSASLRKLQWLIGNLRHQGRILLSMLEERTQLIHAVCSASVSSTTPSFSDQSSTVLKDDCIRMRQLCDLLEAYVNWKKVEKSFWTWMDSVVECHLSEPVGKRSTHVPNVSPRVCPNGNPELQKLEDMLLKLPTAQKKEKVFTRASKHLVAEEPATSSYDVSVEAATYALHVFSLFCWF is encoded by the exons ATGCAGCGGAGTAAGTCGGCTGTGAGCGTGGAGGTGAAGCAGGTTATTGGAAGTCTCTGTAAACTGTTAGCGGCTACAGGCCTGGAAGCTGTGCCCACACCGGAGACATTCAGACGTGCAAAATTTGGTGGTGGAGTCGAGGTG GAAAGTCTGTTTCGGCAGCTCCTTGCCAACATCCTAAAGAAAACTGGCATTGTTTCCTCAGAAGCATGTGTCCAGTTTAAAGGAG ATGACAGGAAGCTGGTGGCTGCAGGTCTCTGGCAGACTGGTTATCATGCACACTGGATATATGCGAGggaggaaagagaaggagaagggaTGGAGGGAAGGAGTTTCTCCAGCAAAGATCTCCTCTTGGCACTAGGTTGGCTGCTCGCTACAGGAACACTTGAAAACCTGCTGACACAACGAGTTCAACAATTAGACAAAACTCTTCTCACATCTATACCT GCCAACACTGAGGTTTCTGATGAGCTCCAGTTGGACTCTGCCTCCCTGCGGAAACTTCAGTGGCTCATTGGCAATTTGAGGCACCAGGGACGAATCCTGCTCTCCATGTTAGAGGAGCGAACTCAGTTGATTCACGCA GTTTGTTCTGCCAGCGTGTCCTCCACTACACCATCCTTCTCTGATCAAAGCTCCACAGTACTAAAGgat GACTGTATTAGAATGCGGCAGCTCTGTGACCTCTTGGAAGCATATGTCAACTGGAAAAAGGTGGAGAAATCTTTCTGGACCTGGATG gacaGTGTGGTGGAGTGCCATCTTTCAGAACCTGTTGGCAAGAGATCTACACATGTTCCGAACGTGAGCCCAAGGGTGTGTCCCAATGGAAACCCGGAGTTACAAAAACTGGAGGACATGCTATTAAAACTGCCCACAGCACAG AAAAAGGAGAAGGTCTTCACAAGGGCAAGTAAACATTTAGTTGCAGAGGAACCAGCCACCTCTTCGTATGATGTAAGCGTGGAAGCTGCCACCTACGCTCTGcatgttttcagtctgttttgttgGTTCTAA